In Salinibaculum sp. SYNS191, the genomic window CAACTCGGGGTCGTTCTATCTCCACGCACGGATGCGCCGAACCACAGACGAGCTAGAGCAGTCCATTTCTGATTCTTCCAGGGCCAAGCACAGAACAGTCCTTGGCGTTGACCTGAACGTGGACGGTTCGCTCGCCGTGACTTCCACAGGCGCGTTCATCGGGAACGCCGATGCGATGAATCACCGCCGCCGAGAGATTGAAAAGACTCGTGGGTCGATGCAACAAGCAGGTACGCGATCAGCGCACTTGTCGATTCAGTCGATGAAAGACCGTGAACGCCGCTGGATGCAGGACGAACTACACCGAGTCTCGAATCAGATTCTCGAAGAAGCCCGCGACCACGAGTGTACGCACATCGCGTTCGAGAACCTGACCGACATTCGCAAGCGGATGACTGGTGCGAAGCGATTCCACGCATGGGCGTTCCGACGCCTCTCCCAGTACGTCGAATACAAAGCCGATATGTACGGCATTGAGGTTGAGCAAGTGAATCCTGCGCACACCAGTCAGCGGTGTACGCACTGTGGGTTTACCCACGGGTCGAATCGGCGGTCGAAGCACGAATTCGTGTGTCAGAAGTGCAAGTACGAACTGAACGCGGATTACAATGCGAGCAAGAACATCGCTCAAAAACTGCTCAAGCGACTCCACTCGGGGCAGACGTCTTCGAGTGGAGGCGCACCCTGTCAGTGTGCGCTAACGTCAGGGACGCTGAACCTGAACGGCGATTACACCGCCTCCGATCCCGAGTCGGCAGAAGGGGAGTCCACTGACAAGCCCACGACTTCAGTCGTGGGTAGCTGACGTGAGTCCGTAGAAGCTCGTCGGACCGTGGTCGTCCTGCCAGGCAAAGGCGTAGAGCCGTCGACTCGCTACTCGTGGGAGCGTACGACCGTCGACACTTCGCCCTGTTGTGATGTCCCACTTTGTCCCGTCGCCGTACAGAACCCCTTCCCGTAATTCGAACTCGTAGCCGGGATCTTCGAACGCGTGAATATCATTCCCCGAACTGACGACGATCACATCGAGATCACCGACGATATCCGAGACGACGCCACCTGCGTTCTGGACCTGCTTGACTGGATACCCGACGGCATCTCCTCCATGTGAGATACCTAACACCACCGTCTTGGCGTCGATGTCCTCGCGGTCCCACGACCGTTCCCTCCCTTCACCACGCATTTCTCTGAGACCGAACCCTTCAGCTGCGTCGTATCGCTCGTACGGGGTCATCTCGTACACCGTTCGCGGTGACTCTCCTCGCGGATCTCCGTCACCGCCGTGAACCGGCTGGAGGACGATTCCGTCGGGATATTCCGAGCGAAATTGCTTCCACGATATGACAGACGCGGGCACAGCGGAAAGTTCGTGCCCGTTGAGGGGTCCATTGATCGCCTTTCCAAGCGGCTGTTTCCACTCGGACTCGGTTTCGCGATCGTACATTACCAGCGCGTCGTCAGCAAGTCTTCCGGAGGTTCCAAACGTCAACACAC contains:
- a CDS encoding DUF3179 domain-containing protein is translated as MHIQDVLPRNAIPSIDDPTFGTEYIGDDGEDVIVVETTPARAYPVRILSYHEIVNDVFGDSDRIESWSRPPGDSTDESRPVAVTWCPICASAVVYDRRVDGRVLTFGTSGRLADDALVMYDRETESEWKQPLGKAINGPLNGHELSAVPASVISWKQFRSEYPDGIVLQPVHGGDGDPRGESPRTVYEMTPYERYDAAEGFGLREMRGEGRERSWDREDIDAKTVVLGISHGGDAVGYPVKQVQNAGGVVSDIVGDLDVIVVSSGNDIHAFEDPGYEFELREGVLYGDGTKWDITTGRSVDGRTLPRVASRRLYAFAWQDDHGPTSFYGLTSATHD
- a CDS encoding RNA-guided endonuclease InsQ/TnpB family protein; this translates as MEVIRTVKVKLDVPDERCDDLHQTKKQFLNCANTTAEWAWRHPKDYCVTSKQKAENALYEQLRGETELTANLVQKGIRRAIEATKSGVARLKKGENTSQPHFDAWSVVYDKRSATFHRDYVSLSTVNGRVECDYVLPDNPEGTPIGKYLLNEEYEFRMSTLQYDRNSGSFYLHARMRRTTDELEQSISDSSRAKHRTVLGVDLNVDGSLAVTSTGAFIGNADAMNHRRREIEKTRGSMQQAGTRSAHLSIQSMKDRERRWMQDELHRVSNQILEEARDHECTHIAFENLTDIRKRMTGAKRFHAWAFRRLSQYVEYKADMYGIEVEQVNPAHTSQRCTHCGFTHGSNRRSKHEFVCQKCKYELNADYNASKNIAQKLLKRLHSGQTSSSGGAPCQCALTSGTLNLNGDYTASDPESAEGESTDKPTTSVVGS